A part of Andrena cerasifolii isolate SP2316 chromosome 10, iyAndCera1_principal, whole genome shotgun sequence genomic DNA contains:
- the LOC143374149 gene encoding putative RNA-binding protein EEED8.10 gives MASSSQWQQNSTERRLFISRLSPYTKKEKLLEVFRPYGVEHAVVMRKTTGNCAFLTFATLDGTRKALAAADVGIICHKWKLTVLMADSWHSSKLIPPRPDVTPFPGIDLSDKIPLPTECIAKIASYLPFADRGRLEMVSRRWRQGSLASYHHMRHIDLNNWCWPNAWEGKLITTNSFHWLMMRVGACLKSIGINEESLAKNLKPQVMAIAIKNCPGLESLDLTAVTIRPSALREMEPPAPRLTCLKLGRCDGPVDPGLFNVLGSARHLRSFCALGTDITGRSLLAITKDLQQLTLHDCIILKPENLSKMLQELTSLDHLDISKCDGLIDHTILQVLIDNINLHATLTIIKFHFCSFKESVPEIEMEEDNEAAERGEFVELELGPVEMAVSFPCRYKNVTSLSLTFCGWVAAGLVSEIALHMQDVTSLNISGCTNIKGEFTLEPLRQMQKLRILSANNMHPSVGGWFLQFLKGLVEVHCRENQGISDEDICGMLRQCPEIAIVDVERCQNIGKPVLTCAYEVVARGHRTEPIHLYIGGTQITRSTKYKRNHFLHVTYDLMYEPLFRPI, from the coding sequence ATGGCATCGTCCAGTCAGTGGCAACAAAACTCCACGGAACGGCGATTGTTTATCAGCCGTTTGTCTCCATATACAAAAAAGGAGAAGCTGCTAGAGGTATTTCGCCCTTATGGTGTCGAGCATGCGGTGGTAATGAGGAAAACAACGGGAAACTGCGCATTCCTAACGTTCGCAACTCTAGACGGAACAAGGAAGGCCTTGGCTGCGGCGGACGTCGGAATAATATGCCACAAATGGAAATTGACGGTGCTGATGGCGGATTCATGGCACAGCTCAAAGCTAATTCCCCCACGACCCGATGTGACTCCATTTCCGGGAATTGACTTAAGCGACAAAATTCCCCTACCAACGGAATGTATTGCAAAAATTGCCAGCTATTTGCCATTCGCAGATCGGGGTCGCTTGGAAATGGTTTCCAGACGATGGCGCCAAGGTAGCCTTGCCTCCTATCACCATATGCGTCATATTGACCTCAACAACTGGTGTTGGCCGAACGCGTGGGAAGGGAAATTGATAACAACCAATTCCTTCCACTGGTTGATGATGAGGGTGGGCGCTTGTCTGAAGAGTATAGGTATAAATGAAGAAAGCTtggctaaaaatttaaaaccacaGGTAATGGCTATTGCGATTAAAAACTGTCCTGGTTTGGAGTCTTTGGACCTAACCGCGGTAACTATAAGACCGTCGGCATTGAGGGAAATGGAACCTCCAGCACCACGACTGACCTGCCTTAAACTAGGGAGATGCGACGGACCAGTGGACCCAGGGCTGTTCAATGTGCTGGGATCTGCCAGACACTTGAGATCGTTCTGCGCACTGGGGACAGATATTACCGGTAGATCCTTGTTAGCCATAACCAAAGATCTCCAACAGCTTACTCTCCACgactgtataatattaaaacctgaaaacttatcgaAAATGCTTCAGGAATTAACGAGCCTGGATCATCTAGACATAAGCAAATGCGATGGCCTAATAGATCACACCATTCTACAAGTGTTAATTGACAATATTAACCTCCACGCCACTTTAACAATAATCAAGTTTCATTTTTGCTCCTTTAAAGAGTCTGTTCCTGAAATAGAAATGGAGGAGGACAATGAAGCAGCCGAGAGGGGAGAGTTTGTTGAACTGGAGCTGGGGCCAGTGGAGATGGCAGTTTCTTTCCCCTGCAGGTACAAAAATGTGACCAGCCTAAGCCTCACGTTTTGCGGATGGGTAGCCGCCGGCCTCGTTTCGGAAATTGCGCTGCATATGCAGGATGTAACGTCCTTAAACATCAGTGGTTGCACAAACATCAAAGGAGAATTCACCCTGGAACCGCTGCGACAAATGCAGAAACTCCGGATCCTGAGTGCCAACAACATGCATCCCAGCGTCGGAGGGTGGTTCCTGCAGTTCCTCAAAGGCTTGGTGGAGGTACACTGTAGGGAGAATCAAGGAATCTCCGACGAGGACATATGCGGTATGCTGCGGCAGTGCCCTGAAATAGCCATAGTCGACGTAGAGAGGTGCCAAAACATCGGCAAACCGGTATTAACTTGCGCTTACGAGGTAGTGGCAAGGGGTCACAGGACCGAGCCAATACATTTATACATCGGAGGTACCCAGATTACGCGATCCACAAAGTACAAACGCAATCATTTTCTACATGTTACCTACGACCTGATGTACGAACCCCTATTTAGACCCATCTAA
- the LOC143373924 gene encoding uncharacterized protein LOC143373924, with the protein MCKYTEHISCLRKSDTTMDINRAAVSATMMTGGGYNQLEDILTAVNVSCMTKRIYEICQIELIDALEVAAHREMEDARNEEKALAIERGDVHAESNLPFIPVVADGSWMKRSYRGGDYNSLSGVGAIVGYHTKKVLYISVKNKFCMTCQIAGTRKEELREHRCFKNWGRYQSSTGMESVAIVEGFNCSIDMHGLIYHVLVADGDSSVYKKILDSNPYGKYMVQVQKIECTNHLLRNFSKRINEIGTKGRNKDLRAVVQNNALRLRAGIIKAAEYRLREEIPLEEQIQNLKQDLKNVPTHVFGQHKECQKLAYFCKKYSDPNRVDYVPRLREAGIYESIEEAMQQLFVKADSLLRGLNNNAVEGFNNIIAKFIGGKRINFGRGGSYQGRVSAAVVQYNTKEAFSRLSTAMNKEPPTMVKKLEGRRKRAAEKAREYKKEAKASFFRNKKQTCDQDYGPNAAKPDMEEAVYSSECKRHADILLHWQTRRDEIQVETRDQANSEKWIGYRKKLLTASNFGKVCRLRKTTPRANTVKSIMYLQLHNLHALQYGRENEANALRQMQEELGMHILPCGLFIDDTVPHLGATPDGLVDHDKIVEVKCPESAKDLTPDEAIKQLDNIRRIFKGNEMNKNHHYYYQVQGQLHITKRQRDYFCLWTPKGMKVTTVSRDDRFWATEMQEKLKKFYEDCMLPEIIDSRYNRQQPIREPPYIKTGGASTSTQKSTQNDG; encoded by the coding sequence atgtgcaaatacacaGAGCACATATCCTGTCTTCGAAAGAGTGATACCACTATGGATATCAACCGCGCCGCTGTTTCCGCAACAATGATGACGGGCGGCGGATATAATCAACTGGAGGACATACTGACTGCCGTGAACGTGTCCTGTATGACCAAAAGGATCTACGAGATATGTCAAATTGAGCTAATCGATGCCCTCGAGGTGGCCGCACACCGCGAAATGGAAGATGCTAGAAATGAGGAGAAAGCATTAGCTATAGAAAGAGGCGACGTACATGCAGAATCCAATCTACCGTTTATCCCAGTTGTCGCGGATGGCAGCTGGATGAAAAGGTCCTACCGCGGAGGAGATTACAATTCCCTTTCTGGCGTAGGAGCCATCGTGGGATACCACACGAAGAAAGTGCTGTACATCagcgtgaagaataaattctgcatgaCTTGCCAAATAGCAGGCACGAGGAAGGAAGAACTGCGCGAGCATCGTTGCTTCAAGAACTGGGGTCGTTATCAGAGTTCAACTGGCATGGAGAGTGTTGCTATTGTTGAAGGATTCAATTGCAGCATAGATATGCACGGCCTAATATACCATGTATTAGTTGCCGATGGCGATAGCAGTGTGTACAAGAAGATATTGGACAGTAATCCATATGGAAAGTATATGGTGCAGGTACAAAAAATCGAATGCACCAATCACCTGTTACGCAATTTCAGTAAAAGAATAAACGAAATCGGAACAAAAGGCCGCAATAAAGATCTAAGAGCTGTCGTACAGAATAATGCTCTCCGCCTGCGTGCTGGTATAATAAAAGCTGCGGAATACCGGTTGCGAGAAGAAATACCACTCGAggaacaaattcaaaatttgaagcaaGATTTGAAAAATGTACCGACTCACGTTTTCGGTCAACACAAGGAGTGTCAGAAGTTAGCATACTTCTGTAAGAAATACTCTGATCCCAACAGAGTAGACTACGTTCCACGACTGAGAGAAGCTGGTATTTATGAAAGTATCGAAGAAGCGATGCAGCAACTTTTCGTTAAAGCTGACAGTTTGCTGCGCGGTCTAAACAACAATGCTGTTGAAGGTTTTAATAACATCATTGCTAAATTCATCGGAGGCAAAAGAATAAACTTTGGACGAGGGGGCTCGTATCAGGGTAGAGTCTCCGCTGCAGTCGTCCAATATAACACAAAAGAGGCGTTCAGCAGATTGAGTACGGCAATGAATAAAGAGCCGCCAACCATGGTAAAAAAGCTGGAAGGACGTCGGAAGCGCGCGGCAGAAAAAGCAAGGGAGtataaaaaagaagcgaaagcatccttctttcgaaataaaaaacaaacgtGCGACCAGGATTACGGCCCCAACGCGGCAAAACCAGATATGGAAGAGGCAGTATACTCTTCCGAGTGTAAAAGGCACGCGGATATACTCCTTCACTGGCAAACGAGGCGAGACGAGATCCAAGTGGAAACTCGCGATCAGGCGAACAGCGAAAAGTGGATTGGTTATAGGAAGAAATTATTAACTGCATCGAATTTCGGCAAGGTATGCCGATTACGAAAGACTACACCACGGGCAAATACTGTGAAGAGTATAATGTATCTGCAACTCCACAATTTACATGCTCTCCAATACGGAAGGGAAAATGAGGCAAACGCATTGAGACAAATGCAAGAAGAATTAGGAATGCATATTCTACCGTGTGGCCTCTTCATCGATGACACTGTGCCTCACTTAGGTGCAACTCCTGACGGCCTCGTCGACCATGATAAAATCGTCGAAGTAAAGTGTCCTGAATCGGCCAAGGATTTAACACCTGATGAAGCAATAAAACAACTTGATAATATACGGCGTATTTTCAAGGGTAATGAAATGAATAAGAATCATCATTACTATTATCAAGTGCAAGGACAATTGCACATAACGAAAAGGCAACGGGACTATTTTTGTTTATGGACGCCGAAAGGTATGAAAGTTACAACAGTATCGAGAGATGATCGATTCTGGGCAACAGAAATGCAGGAAAAACTGAAGAAGTTCTATGAGGACTGCATGTTGCCAGAGATTATAGATAGTCGATACAATCGCCAACAGCCGATTAGAGAACCTCCCTACATAAAAACAGGAGGAGCAAGTACGAGTACACAAAAAAGTACACAAAACGATGGATAA
- the LOC143373956 gene encoding uncharacterized protein LOC143373956 → MSASDRALAEKEKRKTLREERTKILQEQGQQSLVQETVQLQSSSSSSDEMTMNVPLGSGIGDFPLDSSIGNVPGGLQVSSDSEVEGDSNIPGPSDRKRRRGKVQAFSSKSRQTSAGNVRRN, encoded by the exons ATGAGTGCCAGTGATCGTGCTTTAGCAGAAAAAGAAAAGCGGAAAACTCTTCGAGAAGAACGGACGAAAATACTACAAGAACAAGGTCAACAATCACTTGTACAAG aAACAGTGCAGCTACAATCTTCGTCGTCATCCAGCGACGAAATGACAATGAATGTACCGTTAGGTTCGGGCATTGGAGATTTTCCGTTAGATTCGAGCATTGGGAATGTTCCTGGGGGGTTGCAGGTATCCAGTGACTCAGAAGTTGAAGGTGATTCGAATATACCTGGGCCGAGTGACCGAAAAAGGAGAAGAGGGAAAGTCCAAGCATTTTCTTCAAA ATCACGCCAAACATCTGCGGGAAATGTTCGGAGAAATTAA
- the LOC143373951 gene encoding uncharacterized protein LOC143373951 produces MKNAIWATYHHKCSTDTAPEHDYCPTGAESWCSWRRAEAKGALDNYTHDPPLTELVQQVIKPIYTSLSQHELIERCLGGNTQNNNESFNQLIWHFAPKHIYSGPKTVEVATYLATCIFNDGYQSLLRVLNTMGITIGPEAKSFADSQDVNRVCFGEKRHQEASKAARTARRKANAALQELYEEEEGVLYGPCIGD; encoded by the coding sequence ATGAAGAATGCGATTTGGGCAACGTATCACCATAAGTGCTCCACTGATACAGCCCCCGAACATGATTACTGCCCTACCGGAGCCGAAAGCTGGTGTTCGTGGCGCCGCGCTGAAGCAAAAGGCGCCCTCGACAATTACACTCATGATCCACCCCTTACTGAACTCGTACAGCAGGTTATAAAGCCCATTTATACCAGTTTATCCCAACACGAATTGATAGAGCGATGTCTAGGCGGAAACACACAGAACAATAACGAAAGTTTTAATCAGTTAATTTGGCATTTCGCTCCAAAACATATATACTCTGGGCCAAAAACAGTTGAAGTAGCAACATATTTAGCAACTTGCATATTTAACGATGGCTACCAGTCACTGTTAAGAGTATTAAATACGATGGGAATAACAATTGGCCCAGAAGCCAAAAGTTTTGCCGATTCGCAAGACGTGAACAGAGTTTGCTTTGGAGAGAAAAGGCATCAGGAAGCATCAAAAGCAGCTCGAACTGCTCGAAGGAAAGCAAATGCAGCTTTACAAGAATTGTATGAAGAAGAGGAAGGTGTACTCTATGGGCCATGCATCGGAGACTAA